The genomic stretch ACTCAGAGGCCACATCTTCTGTGATGCACAAGACATAATCGGCATCATACGCACCCGCCACGAGGGTACTGGCATCATTTGATGCAATCAATGACAGCGCGGCTGTACCATGGGTTTCTGATCTGTACACATTCTCCGACCACGGCATGACAAAATCCCTGGTGGCGAGAATCTGATTATTGTCAAAGAGATGCTTCATCCCTCCTATCTTATCTGTATTCAAGAACCCACCATCAAAAACGGCTATGGTCACTCCTTTTCCAGTAAGTCCTTCTGCATGCATGGCGGGAATACCGATCAGGTTATTTTGAAATGCATAATCTTCTTCGTCGTTGGTTTTGGACAATAAACGAATGCTAACAGGATGATTTAGGATATTGGTTTTCTGTTCTTTACCATCTGTATAAAAACCCTTCGCAATCTGTTCAATGCCCTCTTCTTTTATAAAGGGAAGCTCTTTTATAGCGGAAATCTGCTCATCTGTGGCCACGACAATGGAAGCATTCATCCACTTACTGCTGTACTGTACATTAATGACAATATCCTTGACAGCATCAACATACTTTTGGGATACGGGCAGATCAGTGCTGTCCAATACCACTGCATTGCGCTCACGTCTTGCGATTGCTTTCTGGCTTAAAAAAGTAGCTGGTTCGTCTAGATGATAAATTTCTTGCGGCTTATACTTGTAATGAATCGCATACCTATCCTGCCCTTTTACCGCAGCTGCAGAAAGGATGATTAAGCCGACAGCAGCGATAAATTTCCTAATATTGTCCATTATTGATCAGTTTCAAATGAGATAAACGACCATTCTCAATTATTTGTTCGCCGAGGCAGTCATTTCTAGAGCAATAGGTCAAATTTTCACTATATTGCTCTACCAAGCCTACTCCTTTGGCATATATTTCATAGCGATTGTCCCTGATGGTTATTTGGTCATCTTCCTTTTCCTGTAGCACTTTTACGACAGCTTGGTAAGTGTTGCCATTTACCTCATAAGCTCCCGTTTGTTCCGAGGAATATAGATCTTCTGCTTGGGAATTATAAACATTGGAATCCCAGGATTTTTGGACTGATGGCGGAAAAACCAATGGTACGGTAGTAATATTTTCACTCGATCTTAAGAGGGCACTCTTTTTTACCTGCAAAGTATATACCGAATGGTCTAGCCAAGTGGATTGGTCATCTGATTTTTCTCTTATGACGCGATAAACCAGGACTCCTTCTTCATCAATATAGCTGTCTGCAATAATATCCCGATAATAAAAAGTGGATGTCTCACTATCTCCTTCACCAAAATACACCGTTTCTTCCACCGCATATACCCAAAAACGGGATACTTGTAAAGGCATATAATCATGCCCCAATTCTGTCGGTGCTGTACCGTCGGACTGGCATCCAGTGATAACTATAAATAGAAAATAATGTAGAAACTTCCTCATTCAGTTCTTTTTCGCCACGTTGCAAAAATACAATTTCCCTTGATATCTTCATGATTGTTACCTCAAAAAAGATTATCGAATGAAACTATTCAAGGAAAAAACTGTCAATTTTCCTTTCCACGACCGTCAAGAACTTTTTCCTTGAGGCAGTTTAAGTCTCATTTTTGGTTCAGTGTGGCCGGGGTTTAGAAATCGTGGCTTTTCTACTTATCTTTGGCTCGGTAAAAACAAAAAAAAGAAAATAACAGACAAGAATGGCCCTCAAGACATTTGTAAAGATCAGCACTGTAAACAACCTTAGTGATGCGCGATACTGTGCAGGCATGTATGTAAACCTTATGGGATTTAACATGGAGGAAGGAAATAAGGATTACATGGCTCCAGAGAAATACCAAGAACTGACAGAATGGCTATCCGGATTAGAATATGTGGGCGAATTTGAGGCTTCCCATCCCGACGGCATTTTGGAAACTGTCAAAAACTATAAGGGTCTAAGTTACCTTCAAGTAAATGAGGAGGCATTGCTGCAAATGTTGGTCAACACGTCCTATAAGCTTATCCTAAAGCAAGAAATACAATCCCTTGGTGAGTTGGAGAATCTCGTGACCAAGGCCCAGACTTATCAAGAAAATGACGTTTTGCTATTGCTCGAATCTGAGAATTTGGAACTTAATGGAGATGCAAGCAACCTGGTAAAAGAAATTGCAGAAAAATGCGAGGTCTTACTTGGTTTTGGACTAGAGGCTAACACGGTCGAAAATGTGCTCAAGGATACAGGTGTAAAAGGAATTGCCATCAAAGGAGGCGATGAGATTAAGCCTGGTCTCAAGGACTTTGATGAATTAGCAGACATTTTGGAAGCATTGGAAGAGGAAGATTAACATAATATAACTATTGTTTAATCCAAAGGCTGGTATCATCGAAGTTGTGAACTGGATGATGCCAGCCTTCTTTATTGAATACCTTCCTGAAAATAAATTTTAGCCTCAGTTCGACTCTATAATCAGGCTTGAAGGGTTGGTTTAGATGTTTTTTTAGAACGCTCCCCTGAAAGGGGGACTTCATCCAACCCAATGAAAGATCAAGCCATATTTCTAGAGGCGGATTCAGGTTTCCATTCATGTGGGATGTCGCCACGAAGTTTTTTGGAATAGGAGCCAAGTGCACGGCCCCCCTATCAATCTGCTTCGGGCCTTTGTGGCAGAAAAAGTCAAGTCACCAAGACACGAAGTTTTTGATTTGTATAAATCAACACCCCCTGTTGTTTCGACAGCTGTGCTGCGGAACCACGAAGGATCTACTTCGACAGCTAGGATTTTTTAAATCGAAAAGAGGTTTTTATCTAAGTCCATTCCCCGATCAGCTTTTATTTGACCGTTAATTTTAGTATGTTATAAATTGTATAAACCATTATATTGTATGAAAAATAGCATTTTCCTTCTCTGCATACTTTGTTTTATGTGTACTGCATGTGGTACGGATGACATGGAGCCAGAAGCCATGACTAAAAAGGACATGAAAGATGATACGATCAGTGGTGAGGTCGCCTATTTGGGTGACTTTATGAATGATGCGCATCCCACCAGCGGTATCGCTTCCATTGGGAAAAGTGAGACTTCGCTAAACTTCACGGACTTTAAAACTGATAATGGGCCGTTACTGGAAGTATACCTGGCCACTGATAAAGAAGCTTCTGATTATATCACTTTGGGTGAGTTAAAGGGCATAGAAGGGGATTTTTCGTATAGCATACCTAAAAATGTAAATTTGGACAAACATAAGTATGTGCTGATTTGGTGTGTAGACTTTTCGGTGAACTTTGGATACGCAGTACTTGAGATGCCATAACGGTAGCCAAGTCGGTTTATGAACATTTTCAAAAAAGCAACCATTACAATCAGGGAAATCGTTTTTAAACTATCAGTGAAGTGATGTCAGCCTGAGCGGACCTATCTGTCCGCCAAGTAGAGTCGAAGGCTAGACATTATACCTCGACTCCGCTCGGTCTGGCACCATATTTCTTGAATTGAATAACACCATTAGCTAAAACCAATTTCCCTGCCATTACAATTAAAAAAATCAACATACTGGCGTCCGACTAAATTTCAAATATGATCAAAAACTGTCTCTAAATAGAAATTGGAGGGTTTTTATTCCAATTCCTAAAATGACCCCATCCCCTAAAGGGGATTTAGGGGTGAAAAAAGTTGATTGTTTTTTCAATTTGACGATTGTTTTCTTGAACGCCGGTAAAATCAATTCACCATTTTACCTTCTTTTACCAACTCCTTTTTTATCCCGGTAAGAAGGTCATCTTGACCAAGTTCCTTTTTAGCTTTGCTCAGTGCTTTTAAGCTGGCATATTGGATAACATTAACAATATTGGCTCCGGTAAGCTCATATTTTTTGGCAAAAATGGATAGATCAAGGTCTTTGGCGAGCTTTGCCTTTGGTGGGATATTTTTTTCCCACAGGATAAGTCTTTCTGCCGCCACAGGAAGGGGAAACTCAATGATACTTTGAAATCTCCTAGTAAAAGCCATGTCGATATTACTCTTGAAATTGGACGCTAAAATCACCAGCCCAGGATGATTTTCGATGCGTTGTAATAGATAGGACACTTCTTGGTTCGCGTATTTGTCATGGGCATCCCGCACATTGGTTCGTTTCCCAAAGATGGCATCCGCCTCATCAAAAAACAGAATCCAATCTTTATTGGCTGCCTTGTCAAAAAGGGATGACAGGTTTTTCTCTGTTTCCCCGATGTATTTGGAAGTGACCAGTGAAAGATCAATTCTGTAAACATCCTTTTTGGTGTATTTTCCCAATAGGCCTGCCGTAAGTGTTTTACCAGTACCGGGAGGGCCAAAAAACATCACACGATAACCTGGTTTCAATCTTTTGTACATTCCCCAGTCATGCAGTAACGCATGCTCATGCTGGAGCCACTCTTCTATTTCTTGAATTTGGTTTAATGTTTTTGAATTTAAGACAAGATCATCCCATTCCAATTCGGTATTGATCAGTTGCGCTGGAAAATTGGAACTTAATTTGGGCTTACTGATACGCTCAGTGGTAAATAATTCAGCATATTCTCCGTCTAGCACCAATGCACCTGACCAGTGCGGTTCATTTCTGCTACTTTCTTCAAGGAAAATGATCCCTTTCTGGAATAGAAAAGATGTATTGAAAAGCGATAAATATCTTTTTCGGGTATTGGCGTCATTGCCTGCCAGAATGTACAGCGCAGTTTCCCCCGTGGGAATGATTCCGCGATGGTTTTTTGCTTTTACACCGCCAAACTCAGGAAACTCCCCTCCTTTTGGGAAGTATTCTTGAATGATACGATTAAAGAAACCAGGGTCTATATGTGGAACCAGTGCCAAAATCAATAATAACAACTCTTGGTTTTTGACTTGGTTGTCAAATATAAACTTGCCCAGTGCTTCATTCTTATTGAGGTGCAAGTCCATCTGTGGTTTCTGGAGCTGTTTGACTTTGCCCGTTTCAAAATCCATGCGGGCACAAATGGCAATCTTTAAAAAATGGAGTAATTCATTCATGGGTTGAGGTTGTAAAGTTATAATGTTTCAAGGTTTGCAAGTCGAATTGTTTAACTGGTCCACCGCCTGTGGTATGTACCAAACGAGCCTGTCTGGTGCCAAACAGGCTTGTCTGGTGCCAAACAA from Echinicola soli encodes the following:
- the trpF gene encoding phosphoribosylanthranilate isomerase; protein product: MALKTFVKISTVNNLSDARYCAGMYVNLMGFNMEEGNKDYMAPEKYQELTEWLSGLEYVGEFEASHPDGILETVKNYKGLSYLQVNEEALLQMLVNTSYKLILKQEIQSLGELENLVTKAQTYQENDVLLLLESENLELNGDASNLVKEIAEKCEVLLGFGLEANTVENVLKDTGVKGIAIKGGDEIKPGLKDFDELADILEALEEED
- a CDS encoding DM13 domain-containing protein, with translation MKNSIFLLCILCFMCTACGTDDMEPEAMTKKDMKDDTISGEVAYLGDFMNDAHPTSGIASIGKSETSLNFTDFKTDNGPLLEVYLATDKEASDYITLGELKGIEGDFSYSIPKNVNLDKHKYVLIWCVDFSVNFGYAVLEMP
- a CDS encoding ATP-binding protein — its product is MNELLHFLKIAICARMDFETGKVKQLQKPQMDLHLNKNEALGKFIFDNQVKNQELLLLILALVPHIDPGFFNRIIQEYFPKGGEFPEFGGVKAKNHRGIIPTGETALYILAGNDANTRKRYLSLFNTSFLFQKGIIFLEESSRNEPHWSGALVLDGEYAELFTTERISKPKLSSNFPAQLINTELEWDDLVLNSKTLNQIQEIEEWLQHEHALLHDWGMYKRLKPGYRVMFFGPPGTGKTLTAGLLGKYTKKDVYRIDLSLVTSKYIGETEKNLSSLFDKAANKDWILFFDEADAIFGKRTNVRDAHDKYANQEVSYLLQRIENHPGLVILASNFKSNIDMAFTRRFQSIIEFPLPVAAERLILWEKNIPPKAKLAKDLDLSIFAKKYELTGANIVNVIQYASLKALSKAKKELGQDDLLTGIKKELVKEGKMVN